The segment AGTCTGGTGAACCGGAATCTTCCCTCCCTGGACAGTACGGACTGTCCGCCTCATGCCAAACGGATTCTTGCCTATACCCGGCTGAATTACATGAATGACCTGTCCCTGGATCATCTGGCTGAGCTGATGCATCTTCATCCGAATTACATTAGCAGCCTGTTCAAGAAGGTCACCGGCGATACGTTCGTCAATTACCTGAATACCACCCGGATCAAGGAAGCGCAGAAGCTGCTAAGCCTCCACCGGGATCTGCCGGTAGGTGAGATCGGACGCCGGGTCGGGTATGAGAACAAGCATTACTTCAACAAAGTGTTCAAAAAATACACCGGCAGCACCCCGGGCTCTTACCGTGACAATCACTAATTAATTCCCCTCTTGGCCTTCATGCACTTCAGCTTGTAGGTACGCCCGTAGGCTGTGCCGTATCTTACGATCCGGTCCAGCATCCGGGTATCCTTCAGCTTGGTGAACGGGCAGGGATCGGGGGCGGTGTTCACCTCCAGAATCCAGGGAGTCAGCCGCCGGTCCAAGGCCAAATCCAGGCCGATTTCCTTAAGTCCGGGATAGGCAGAGCTTAACTGGAGGGCGCACTTCACGCCAAGTTTGTACA is part of the Paenibacillus sp. FSL M7-0420 genome and harbors:
- a CDS encoding response regulator transcription factor, which encodes MRILIVDDEPIILGGLVKVIGGAAPVGAEIREAGDAFEALQIMKEYMPDVTVTDLHMPEKNGFEMMEEAKENGLCERFIILTGHDDFEYARRALRYGVVDYLLKPVDKEEVARLLSLVNRNLPSLDSTDCPPHAKRILAYTRLNYMNDLSLDHLAELMHLHPNYISSLFKKVTGDTFVNYLNTTRIKEAQKLLSLHRDLPVGEIGRRVGYENKHYFNKVFKKYTGSTPGSYRDNH